In Octopus bimaculoides isolate UCB-OBI-ISO-001 chromosome 14, ASM119413v2, whole genome shotgun sequence, the following are encoded in one genomic region:
- the LOC128249379 gene encoding bromodomain-containing protein DDB_G0280777-like isoform X2, giving the protein MEKVYPINSVLRPTVQESLIKPLMDSSPAELTQLLLVHESKCKAVIYKYSQGSYLCSTTKSNLGFKSQESNKVVPTESASMNQTASLEDKSVAAVSTVASPPTVAMDCNGKKGKKKYSGVCGTQLQNLQQQSPQQLQQPHKQLQQQQRQYQSYEQIHPPQQQYQPQQLEQPHQQQKYHPEQQQHQLHQQKQQQKPQQQSKQPQQIHQQQQQSQEPQCQQRLQQTQELHIQEASYKLQQYERRLKSKQSQHYQSKETRSNQKIQEVQRKQRIYQMAMKVLEQQNRLKQQQQQQNIYRQQQQNISEQQKQHPMRCQQKQYQHQYSYGHQQQYQQDQEKRQYVPFKQQQQQRTEISIQSWTGSCAVEDDSSKEKYGNSRDMQTVANVKQRRQRKFKSTEPSSVLPEAYSRGNVTDAKYYWQRKSWDSELPLPLSETCSRSDKESPLLAVPSSSSHHSAMYVERTNNSELSNAAVSSNLRNEDSTETKPASVQLNRPVAPEVFKNFSKPPTKLHVSPDDSEFNKQYPYCILNSFHSKPRDMPERDNYPHLYTLLLKNKSQASKENVVDMLSTSTTTDLSGKKRKREN; this is encoded by the exons ATGGAAAAGGTTTACCCAATAAACTCGGTCCTGCGTCCAACAGTTCAGGAAA GTCTTATAAAGCCTTTGATGGATTCGTCGCCAGCTGAACTAACTCAGTTACTTTTAGTGCACGAGTCAAAATGCAAAGCTGTGATCTACAAATATTCTCAGGGTTCCTATCTGTGTTCAACAACTAAATCAAACCTAGGGTTTAAATCTCAAGAAAGCAACAAGGTTGTGCCAACTGAGTCAGCAAGTATGAACCAAACAGCCAGCTTGGAAGACAAATCTGTGGCGGCAGTTTCAACTGTTGCTTCACCACCAACAGTAGCAATGGATTGTAACgggaagaagggaaagaaaaaatattcaggAGTCTGTGGTACACAACTGCAAAATTTACAGCAACAGTCACCACAGCAATTGCAACAACCTCATAAACAgttgcaacaacagcagcgacagTATCAATCATATGAACAAATTCATCCTCCTCAGCAACAGTATCAACCACAACAGTTAGAACAACCACATCAACAGCAGAAATATCATCCagagcaacaacagcaccaactacatcaacaaaaacagcaacaaaaaccacAGCAACAGTCCAAACAACCACAGCAAatacatcaacagcagcaacagtccCAAGAACCACAATGTCAACAGCGACTACAACAGACTCAAGAACTACATATACAGGAAGCATCATATAAACTGCAGCAATATGAACGTAGACTGAAATCAAAGCAATCACAGCACTACCAGTCAAAAGAAACTCGGAGTAATCAAAAAATACAGGAGGTGCAGCGAAAACAACGGATATATCAGATGGCAATGAAAGTGTTAGAACAACAAAATCGTttaaagcagcagcaacagcaacaaaatatatacagacaacaacaacaaaatatatccgAACAGCAAAAGCAACATCCGATGCGatgtcaacaaaaacaatatcaacatcaatacTCGTACGGACATCAGCAGCAGTATCAACAAGATCAAGAGAAAAGACAATATGTGCCGttcaaacagcagcagcaacaacgaacCGAAATATCGATACAATCATGGACTGGTAGTTGTGCAGTTGAAGACGATTCAAgcaaagagaaatatggtaacagcaGAGACATGCAAACTGTGGCCAATGTCAAGCAGCGCAGGCAAAGGAAGTTTAAGAGCACTGAACCGTCATCTGTGTTACCGGAAGCATATAGTCGAGGTAATGTGACCGATGCCAAGTATTATTGGCAAAGGAAGTCATGGGACAGTGAACTTCCATTGCCGTTGTCAGAAACGTGTAGCCGAAGTGACAAAGAATCTCCTCTGCTAGcggtaccatcatcatcatctcatcacaGTGCAATGTATGTAGAAAGAACTAACAACTCAGAACTCAGTAATGCAGCCGTGTCATCCAATCTAAGAAATGAAGACAGCACTGAAACAAAGCCAGCATCGGTACAACTTAACAGACCTGTTGCTCCAGAAGTCTTTAAAAATTTCTCTAAACCCCCTACAAAGTTACACGTGTCACCTGATGACAGTGAATTCAATAAACAGTACCCTTATTGTATTCTCAACTCCTTCCATTCCAAACCCAGAG ATATGCCAGAAAGAGACAACTATCCTCACCTTTATACCCTATTGCTCAAAAATAAATCTCAGGCTTCCAAGGAAAATGTTGTGGATATGTTATCTACCAGTACTACAACAGACCTttcaggaaagaaaaggaaacggGAAAATTAA
- the LOC128249379 gene encoding nuclear transcription factor Y subunit beta-like isoform X1, whose protein sequence is MDMDMKLKLSQQQVRQDNEDNFSQRQILNASEIIKKNFKTYEEVIFNTVLAMEKVYPINSVLRPTVQESLIKPLMDSSPAELTQLLLVHESKCKAVIYKYSQGSYLCSTTKSNLGFKSQESNKVVPTESASMNQTASLEDKSVAAVSTVASPPTVAMDCNGKKGKKKYSGVCGTQLQNLQQQSPQQLQQPHKQLQQQQRQYQSYEQIHPPQQQYQPQQLEQPHQQQKYHPEQQQHQLHQQKQQQKPQQQSKQPQQIHQQQQQSQEPQCQQRLQQTQELHIQEASYKLQQYERRLKSKQSQHYQSKETRSNQKIQEVQRKQRIYQMAMKVLEQQNRLKQQQQQQNIYRQQQQNISEQQKQHPMRCQQKQYQHQYSYGHQQQYQQDQEKRQYVPFKQQQQQRTEISIQSWTGSCAVEDDSSKEKYGNSRDMQTVANVKQRRQRKFKSTEPSSVLPEAYSRGNVTDAKYYWQRKSWDSELPLPLSETCSRSDKESPLLAVPSSSSHHSAMYVERTNNSELSNAAVSSNLRNEDSTETKPASVQLNRPVAPEVFKNFSKPPTKLHVSPDDSEFNKQYPYCILNSFHSKPRDMPERDNYPHLYTLLLKNKSQASKENVVDMLSTSTTTDLSGKKRKREN, encoded by the exons ATGGACATGGATATGAAACTGAAGCTATCTCAGCAGCAAGTTAGGCAAGATAACGAAGATAACTTTAGTCAACGCCAAATACTAAATGCAAGCGAGATAATcaagaagaattttaaaacttaCGAAGAAGTAATATTTAATACAGTGTTGGCAATGGAAAAGGTTTACCCAATAAACTCGGTCCTGCGTCCAACAGTTCAGGAAA GTCTTATAAAGCCTTTGATGGATTCGTCGCCAGCTGAACTAACTCAGTTACTTTTAGTGCACGAGTCAAAATGCAAAGCTGTGATCTACAAATATTCTCAGGGTTCCTATCTGTGTTCAACAACTAAATCAAACCTAGGGTTTAAATCTCAAGAAAGCAACAAGGTTGTGCCAACTGAGTCAGCAAGTATGAACCAAACAGCCAGCTTGGAAGACAAATCTGTGGCGGCAGTTTCAACTGTTGCTTCACCACCAACAGTAGCAATGGATTGTAACgggaagaagggaaagaaaaaatattcaggAGTCTGTGGTACACAACTGCAAAATTTACAGCAACAGTCACCACAGCAATTGCAACAACCTCATAAACAgttgcaacaacagcagcgacagTATCAATCATATGAACAAATTCATCCTCCTCAGCAACAGTATCAACCACAACAGTTAGAACAACCACATCAACAGCAGAAATATCATCCagagcaacaacagcaccaactacatcaacaaaaacagcaacaaaaaccacAGCAACAGTCCAAACAACCACAGCAAatacatcaacagcagcaacagtccCAAGAACCACAATGTCAACAGCGACTACAACAGACTCAAGAACTACATATACAGGAAGCATCATATAAACTGCAGCAATATGAACGTAGACTGAAATCAAAGCAATCACAGCACTACCAGTCAAAAGAAACTCGGAGTAATCAAAAAATACAGGAGGTGCAGCGAAAACAACGGATATATCAGATGGCAATGAAAGTGTTAGAACAACAAAATCGTttaaagcagcagcaacagcaacaaaatatatacagacaacaacaacaaaatatatccgAACAGCAAAAGCAACATCCGATGCGatgtcaacaaaaacaatatcaacatcaatacTCGTACGGACATCAGCAGCAGTATCAACAAGATCAAGAGAAAAGACAATATGTGCCGttcaaacagcagcagcaacaacgaacCGAAATATCGATACAATCATGGACTGGTAGTTGTGCAGTTGAAGACGATTCAAgcaaagagaaatatggtaacagcaGAGACATGCAAACTGTGGCCAATGTCAAGCAGCGCAGGCAAAGGAAGTTTAAGAGCACTGAACCGTCATCTGTGTTACCGGAAGCATATAGTCGAGGTAATGTGACCGATGCCAAGTATTATTGGCAAAGGAAGTCATGGGACAGTGAACTTCCATTGCCGTTGTCAGAAACGTGTAGCCGAAGTGACAAAGAATCTCCTCTGCTAGcggtaccatcatcatcatctcatcacaGTGCAATGTATGTAGAAAGAACTAACAACTCAGAACTCAGTAATGCAGCCGTGTCATCCAATCTAAGAAATGAAGACAGCACTGAAACAAAGCCAGCATCGGTACAACTTAACAGACCTGTTGCTCCAGAAGTCTTTAAAAATTTCTCTAAACCCCCTACAAAGTTACACGTGTCACCTGATGACAGTGAATTCAATAAACAGTACCCTTATTGTATTCTCAACTCCTTCCATTCCAAACCCAGAG ATATGCCAGAAAGAGACAACTATCCTCACCTTTATACCCTATTGCTCAAAAATAAATCTCAGGCTTCCAAGGAAAATGTTGTGGATATGTTATCTACCAGTACTACAACAGACCTttcaggaaagaaaaggaaacggGAAAATTAA